One Gemmatimonadaceae bacterium DNA segment encodes these proteins:
- the purL gene encoding phosphoribosylformylglycinamidine synthase subunit PurL codes for MSATPSRVQPRPGDPAITPALVAEHGITPFEYEKLLGLLGREPTFTELGIVSALWSEHCSYKHSRPVLKTLPTQAPYVLQGPGENAGVISVGDGLAVAFKIESHNHPSAVEPYQGAATGVGGILRDVFTMGARPIAMLNSLRFGSLDSPRVRWLVSGVVKGIGDYGNCIGVPTVAGDVMFDPAYEGNPLVNAMCVGLMREEELITAKAEGVGNPILAVGARTGRDGIHGASFASEDLSEENEAKRPRVQVGDPFTEKLLLEASLELIRSGHIVAIQDMGAAGLTSSSAEMAERGDVGVVIDVTKVPVREEGMTPYEILLSESQERMLVVAKKGHEEAARAILRKWDLQAEVIGEVIAEPVYRVVEGDRVVAEFPGSRLVTECPQYAPEARESEAIVALRARDPHEVPERPEESDAAWTLRALLSSPTIANKRWIYRQYDSQVRTSTVVGPGAGDAAVVRLRGTTKALALKTDCNSRYVYLDPRMGGRIAVAEAARNVACTGGRPMAITNCLNFGNPKKPEVFFQFREAVYGMGDACRALGTPVTGGNVSLYNENPQGAVFPTPTIGMVGLVADVAHITRSGFATAGASIVQLGECSDELGASEYLARVHGLTIGAVPVVDLDHEKRLVDALLAAIAAGVVESAHDISEGGLAVALAECCMGDRIATFGASVDLGPDAPGSPRALLWGEAQGRVIVSTQDAAAVLSHARAQGIPARVIGAVTADPRLVIRAGARTLDAPLAPLVDAYFDAIPALMRRAATATA; via the coding sequence ATGAGCGCCACGCCCTCCAGGGTGCAGCCTCGCCCGGGCGACCCGGCGATCACGCCGGCGCTGGTCGCGGAGCATGGCATCACGCCGTTCGAGTACGAGAAGCTGCTCGGCCTGCTCGGGCGTGAGCCCACGTTCACCGAGCTTGGCATCGTGAGCGCGCTGTGGAGCGAGCACTGCTCGTACAAGCACTCGCGCCCCGTGCTGAAGACACTGCCGACGCAGGCGCCGTACGTGCTGCAGGGCCCGGGTGAGAACGCCGGCGTGATCAGCGTCGGCGACGGGCTCGCCGTCGCGTTCAAGATCGAGAGCCACAACCACCCGTCGGCGGTGGAGCCGTACCAGGGGGCGGCCACCGGTGTCGGCGGCATCCTGCGCGACGTGTTCACGATGGGCGCGCGCCCCATCGCGATGCTCAACTCGCTCCGCTTCGGCAGCCTCGACTCGCCGCGGGTGCGCTGGCTGGTCTCCGGCGTCGTCAAGGGCATCGGCGACTACGGCAATTGCATCGGGGTGCCGACGGTGGCGGGCGACGTGATGTTCGACCCGGCGTACGAGGGCAACCCGCTCGTCAACGCGATGTGCGTCGGGCTGATGCGCGAGGAGGAACTGATCACCGCCAAGGCCGAGGGCGTGGGCAACCCGATCCTCGCCGTCGGTGCGCGCACGGGCCGCGACGGCATCCATGGCGCGAGCTTCGCGTCCGAGGACCTGAGCGAGGAGAACGAGGCGAAGCGGCCGCGGGTGCAGGTGGGCGATCCCTTCACCGAGAAGTTGCTGCTCGAGGCGTCGCTGGAGCTGATCCGCAGCGGGCACATCGTCGCGATCCAGGACATGGGTGCGGCCGGCCTCACGTCGAGTAGTGCCGAGATGGCCGAGCGCGGTGACGTGGGCGTGGTGATCGACGTGACGAAGGTGCCGGTGCGCGAGGAGGGGATGACCCCCTACGAGATCCTGCTCAGCGAGAGCCAGGAGCGGATGCTGGTGGTGGCGAAGAAGGGCCATGAGGAGGCCGCGCGGGCGATCCTGCGCAAGTGGGACCTGCAGGCCGAGGTGATCGGCGAGGTGATCGCGGAGCCCGTGTACCGCGTGGTGGAGGGCGACCGCGTGGTGGCCGAGTTTCCCGGCAGCCGGCTGGTGACCGAGTGCCCGCAGTACGCCCCGGAGGCGCGCGAGAGCGAGGCGATCGTGGCCCTGCGTGCCCGTGATCCGCACGAGGTGCCGGAGCGCCCGGAGGAGTCGGACGCCGCCTGGACGCTGCGTGCGCTGCTCTCGTCGCCCACCATCGCGAACAAGCGCTGGATCTACCGCCAGTACGACTCGCAGGTGCGCACCAGCACCGTCGTCGGGCCGGGGGCCGGTGATGCAGCCGTGGTGCGGCTGCGCGGCACCACCAAGGCGCTGGCGCTGAAGACCGACTGCAACTCCCGCTACGTCTACCTGGACCCGCGGATGGGCGGGCGGATCGCGGTGGCGGAGGCGGCGCGCAACGTCGCCTGCACCGGTGGCCGCCCGATGGCCATCACGAACTGCCTGAATTTCGGCAACCCGAAGAAGCCCGAGGTGTTCTTCCAGTTCCGAGAGGCGGTCTACGGCATGGGCGACGCCTGCCGCGCCCTCGGCACGCCGGTCACGGGCGGCAACGTGTCGCTCTACAACGAGAACCCACAGGGCGCGGTGTTCCCCACGCCGACGATCGGCATGGTGGGCCTCGTGGCCGACGTGGCGCACATCACGCGCAGCGGCTTCGCCACGGCTGGCGCCTCGATCGTCCAGCTGGGCGAGTGCTCCGATGAACTCGGTGCCAGCGAGTACCTCGCGCGGGTGCACGGGCTCACGATCGGCGCGGTGCCGGTGGTGGACCTCGACCACGAGAAGCGGCTGGTCGATGCCCTGCTGGCGGCGATCGCGGCCGGTGTCGTGGAGTCCGCGCACGACATCAGCGAGGGCGGCCTGGCGGTGGCCCTCGCGGAGTGCTGCATGGGTGACCGGATCGCCACGTTCGGCGCCTCGGTGGACCTCGGGCCCGATGCACCGGGCTCGCCGCGTGCGCTGCTCTGGGGTGAGGCGCAGGGTCGGGTGATCGTGAGCACGCAGGACGCCGCGGCGGTGCTGTCGCACGCCCGCGCACAGGGCATTCCCGCGCGGGTGATCGGTGCCGTCACGGCCGACCCGCGCCTCGTCATCCGGGCCGGTGCCCGGACCCTTGATGCACCGCTGGCGCCACTGGTCGATGCGTACTTCGATGCGATCCCGGCATTGATGCGACGCGCCGCGACGGCGACGGCCTGA
- a CDS encoding amidophosphoribosyltransferase, translating to MCGIFGIYGTPDAAALTHLGLYALQHRGQESAGIVTVDQGGAAHPIRAMGLVSEALPASSIAPLVGDVAIGHTRYSTAGSSTVENAQPIMARFKGGVIALAHNGNLTNASEIRAELEAQGSIFTSTMDSEVLLHRLARSSHEDPVQRLTDALQGVEGAYSLVVLINQTLLAARDPRGWRPLVLGRLGDSVIATSETCALDIVNATLLREVQPGEIVAVERGELRAVQAFPVQPLKKCVFEHVYFARPDSQIFGHSVDRARRALGHQLARECPAPGADLVFAVPDSSNAAALGYAETSGLPLELALIRNHYIGRTFIQPTQSGRIAKVKVKYNAVREVLAGRSVVMIDDSIVRGTTTRGLVKMIRDAGAREVHMRVSSAPVTGPCWYGIDTPRKEELIASARNVTEIGAMLGVDSLGYLSLEGMLAAVPGGPTGFCDACFSGNYPTDPPADLVSGRAYGC from the coding sequence ATGTGTGGAATCTTCGGGATCTACGGCACGCCGGACGCGGCGGCCCTGACGCACCTTGGCCTGTATGCCCTGCAGCACCGCGGGCAGGAATCGGCGGGCATCGTGACGGTGGACCAGGGGGGGGCCGCCCACCCCATCCGCGCGATGGGGCTCGTCTCCGAGGCGCTCCCCGCGTCGTCGATCGCGCCGCTGGTCGGTGACGTGGCCATCGGCCACACCCGGTACAGCACCGCCGGCAGCTCGACGGTGGAGAATGCCCAGCCGATCATGGCGCGCTTCAAGGGCGGCGTGATCGCACTGGCGCACAATGGCAACCTGACGAACGCCTCCGAGATCCGGGCGGAGCTCGAGGCGCAGGGGTCGATCTTCACCTCGACGATGGACTCCGAGGTGCTGCTCCACCGGCTCGCACGCTCGAGCCACGAGGACCCGGTGCAGCGGCTCACCGATGCGCTGCAGGGGGTGGAAGGCGCCTATTCGCTGGTGGTGCTGATCAACCAGACGCTCCTCGCCGCGCGCGACCCGCGCGGCTGGCGTCCGCTGGTGCTGGGTCGCCTCGGTGACAGCGTGATCGCCACCAGCGAGACCTGCGCGCTGGACATCGTGAATGCGACGCTGCTGCGCGAGGTGCAGCCCGGGGAGATCGTGGCGGTCGAGCGCGGCGAGCTGCGGGCGGTGCAGGCGTTCCCGGTGCAGCCGCTGAAGAAGTGCGTGTTCGAGCACGTGTACTTCGCGCGCCCCGACAGCCAGATCTTCGGCCACAGCGTGGACCGGGCGCGCCGCGCGCTGGGCCACCAGCTGGCGCGCGAGTGCCCTGCCCCGGGCGCCGACCTCGTGTTCGCGGTGCCCGACTCGTCGAATGCCGCCGCCCTGGGCTACGCGGAGACCAGCGGGCTGCCGCTGGAGCTGGCCCTGATCCGCAACCACTACATCGGGCGCACCTTCATCCAGCCGACGCAGTCGGGCCGGATCGCCAAGGTGAAGGTGAAGTACAACGCCGTGCGCGAGGTGCTGGCTGGCCGCAGCGTCGTGATGATCGACGACTCGATCGTCCGGGGCACCACCACGCGCGGCCTGGTGAAGATGATCCGCGATGCCGGGGCCCGGGAGGTGCACATGCGCGTGAGCTCCGCCCCGGTCACCGGGCCGTGCTGGTACGGCATCGACACGCCGCGGAAGGAGGAACTCATCGCCTCCGCCCGGAACGTCACCGAGATCGGCGCGATGCTCGGCGTCGACTCGCTCGGCTACCTGTCGCTGGAGGGGATGCTGGCCGCGGTGCCGGGTGGACCGACCGGCTTCTGCGACGCATGCTTCAGTGGGAACTATCCGACCGACCCCCCGGCGGACCTCGTCAGCGGACGTGCCTACGGCTGCTGA
- a CDS encoding pyruvate, phosphate dikinase: MLQWELSDRPPGGPRQRTCLRLLNCPPDTDLHVTTSAPATERRYVYFFGNGQADGTREMKAILGGKGANLAEMTNIGVPVPPGFTMTCELCALYLREQAYPQALRDEVARNLVRLEQVTGKRFGDAQHPLLVSVRSGGAVSMPGMMETILNLGLNDESVEGLARNSGNARFAFDSYRRFLQMYGDVVLDVPMHRFESLLENKRLMQGVKHDSELDESSLRALVEEYKLLVRRDKGIDFPMDPVEQLWGATEAVWRSWMLKKAVDYRRVNGIADDVGTAVNVVSMVFGNMGDDSGTGVAFTRDPSTGERAFYGEFLVNAQGEDVVAGIRTPLRIERMAELLPEAYTELMQTQVALETHFRDMQDLEFTVERGKLYLLQTRTGKRTATAAIRIARDMVHESLITPDEAVMRVPAHQLDQLLHPVIDAGQRAPVICTGLPASPGAASGVAVFDADTAEQRAARGDSVILVRDETTPEDFHGMVVARAVLTARGGMTSHAAVVCRGMGKCAVVGVSRMTVDADGRHFRVGDTVVREGEWITVDGATGNVYLGELQTVPSEVMRVINGTVRADQAPTYLAFRQLLEWSDRPRRLRVRANADTPKDARIARAFGAEGIGLCRTEHMFFEGDRINAVREMILAHDESGRRRALAKLLPMQRGDFEAIFEAMNGFPVNIRLLDPPLHEFLPHGGEEMKMLARQLGVSREELLRVVDALRETNPMLGHRGARLLVTYPEITEMQVRAIFEAAVKAKRRGIVVKPEIMVPLIMSAKELASQRRIIDDVARQVLGGMGEPIEYQVGTMIELPRAALTAAEIAVEAEYFSFGTNDLTQTTLGLSRDDAGRFLPFYIEHGLLPDDPFQVLDQDGVGKLVRIAMESGRKTRPGMKAGICGEHGGDPKSIAFVHRTGLDYVSCSPFRVPIARLAAGQAALETR, from the coding sequence ATGCTTCAGTGGGAACTATCCGACCGACCCCCCGGCGGACCTCGTCAGCGGACGTGCCTACGGCTGCTGAACTGCCCTCCTGACACTGACCTCCACGTGACGACCTCCGCACCGGCCACTGAGCGACGCTACGTCTACTTCTTCGGCAACGGCCAGGCCGACGGCACGCGGGAGATGAAGGCGATCCTCGGCGGGAAGGGCGCGAACCTCGCCGAGATGACGAACATCGGCGTCCCGGTGCCGCCGGGATTCACGATGACCTGCGAGCTCTGCGCGCTGTACCTGCGCGAGCAGGCGTACCCGCAGGCGCTGCGCGACGAGGTGGCGCGGAACCTCGTGCGACTGGAGCAGGTCACCGGCAAGCGGTTCGGTGATGCGCAGCACCCGCTGCTGGTCTCGGTGCGCTCCGGCGGCGCGGTCTCGATGCCGGGGATGATGGAGACGATCCTCAACCTCGGCCTCAACGACGAGAGCGTGGAGGGGCTGGCCCGCAACAGCGGCAACGCGCGCTTCGCCTTCGACAGCTACCGGCGGTTCCTGCAGATGTACGGCGACGTGGTGCTGGACGTGCCGATGCACCGGTTCGAGAGCCTGCTCGAGAACAAGCGGCTGATGCAGGGCGTGAAGCACGACTCGGAGCTCGACGAGAGCTCGCTGCGCGCCCTCGTCGAGGAGTACAAGCTGCTGGTCCGCCGCGACAAGGGGATCGACTTCCCGATGGACCCGGTGGAGCAGCTGTGGGGGGCCACCGAGGCGGTCTGGCGGAGCTGGATGCTGAAGAAGGCCGTGGACTACCGCCGCGTGAACGGCATTGCCGATGACGTCGGCACGGCGGTGAACGTGGTGTCGATGGTGTTCGGCAACATGGGCGACGACTCCGGCACCGGCGTGGCGTTCACGCGTGACCCATCCACCGGCGAGCGCGCGTTCTACGGTGAGTTCCTGGTGAACGCCCAGGGCGAGGACGTGGTGGCCGGCATCCGCACGCCACTGCGCATCGAACGCATGGCCGAGCTGCTCCCCGAGGCCTACACGGAACTGATGCAGACCCAGGTCGCACTCGAGACGCACTTCCGCGACATGCAGGACCTCGAGTTCACCGTCGAGCGCGGCAAGCTGTACCTGCTGCAGACCCGCACCGGCAAGCGCACCGCCACCGCTGCGATCCGCATCGCGCGCGACATGGTCCACGAGTCGCTGATCACGCCCGACGAGGCGGTGATGCGGGTGCCCGCCCACCAGCTCGACCAGCTCCTGCACCCCGTCATCGATGCCGGCCAGCGTGCCCCGGTGATCTGCACCGGACTGCCGGCGTCGCCCGGCGCGGCCAGTGGCGTCGCGGTGTTCGATGCCGACACGGCCGAGCAGCGCGCCGCGCGCGGCGACAGCGTGATCCTCGTGCGCGACGAGACCACGCCCGAGGACTTCCATGGCATGGTGGTGGCGCGGGCCGTGTTGACGGCGCGCGGGGGCATGACCAGCCACGCCGCCGTCGTCTGCCGCGGCATGGGCAAGTGTGCCGTGGTCGGCGTGTCGCGCATGACGGTCGACGCCGACGGGCGGCACTTCCGCGTCGGCGACACGGTGGTGCGCGAGGGTGAGTGGATCACGGTCGACGGCGCGACCGGCAACGTCTACCTGGGCGAACTGCAGACGGTGCCGAGCGAGGTGATGCGCGTGATCAACGGCACCGTGCGCGCCGACCAGGCGCCCACGTACCTGGCCTTCCGCCAGCTCCTCGAGTGGTCGGACCGGCCGCGGCGCCTGCGGGTCCGCGCCAACGCCGACACGCCGAAGGACGCGCGGATCGCGCGCGCGTTCGGGGCCGAGGGCATCGGCCTCTGCCGCACCGAGCACATGTTCTTCGAGGGCGACCGCATCAACGCCGTGCGGGAGATGATCCTCGCCCACGACGAGTCGGGCCGCCGGCGTGCGCTGGCGAAGCTGCTGCCGATGCAGCGCGGCGATTTCGAGGCGATCTTCGAGGCGATGAACGGGTTCCCGGTCAACATCCGGCTGCTCGACCCGCCGCTGCACGAGTTCCTGCCGCACGGCGGCGAGGAGATGAAGATGCTCGCGCGCCAGCTCGGCGTCTCGCGCGAGGAGCTGCTGCGCGTGGTGGATGCGCTGCGCGAGACGAACCCCATGCTCGGGCACCGCGGCGCACGGCTGCTGGTGACCTACCCCGAGATCACCGAGATGCAGGTGCGCGCGATCTTCGAGGCGGCGGTGAAGGCGAAGCGCCGCGGCATCGTGGTCAAGCCGGAGATCATGGTCCCGCTGATCATGAGCGCGAAGGAACTCGCCAGCCAGCGGCGCATCATCGACGACGTGGCACGGCAGGTGCTGGGTGGCATGGGCGAGCCCATCGAGTACCAGGTGGGGACGATGATCGAGCTGCCGCGCGCGGCCCTCACCGCCGCCGAGATCGCGGTGGAGGCGGAGTACTTCTCGTTCGGCACCAACGACCTCACGCAGACGACCCTCGGCCTGAGCCGCGACGACGCGGGCCGGTTCCTCCCGTTCTACATCGAGCACGGCCTGCTGCCCGACGATCCATTCCAGGTGCTGGACCAGGATGGCGTCGGCAAGCTGGTGCGCATCGCGATGGAATCCGGCCGCAAGACGCGGCCGGGGATGAAGGCCGGCATCTGCGGCGAGCACGGTGGCGACCCGAAGAGCATCGCGTTCGTGCATCGCACGGGCCTCGACTACGTGAGCTGCTCACCGTTCCGCGTGCCGATTGCCCGGCTGGCCGCAGGCCAGGCGGCGCTCGAGACGCGATAG
- a CDS encoding DNA alkylation repair protein, producing MAEALKHQFGPPVVQRLASELQAAWPAFDRHGFERDALEGFEALELLDRGRHLGRVLQRYLPGAFGAAVDLQLATLPAVRVPETGMLAFRYLAHTEFIRQFGLPHLEDSLRGLHALTQVFTGEFAIRPFLEHHPAATLARLQEWTRDPNPHVRRLVSEGTRTRLPWAPVLRGFQRDPAPVLALLELLRDDPELYVRRSVANNLHDIGKDSPALLLETAGRWLDGASAGRRWIVTHALRTLVKRGDPAALTLLGFGGRARLELTAAAITPKRAVMGSKVVVTCALRNPARKAQRVVVDLRVHFVKAHGGTNAKVFKLSTIELAAGATVQLRKTVSLEDLSTRRHYPGEHRVELQMNGAVSPLGSFTLRRAPR from the coding sequence ATGGCAGAGGCACTCAAGCACCAGTTCGGGCCGCCGGTGGTGCAGCGGCTGGCCAGCGAACTGCAGGCGGCGTGGCCGGCGTTCGACCGGCACGGCTTCGAGCGCGACGCGCTGGAGGGATTCGAGGCGCTCGAGCTCCTCGATCGCGGCCGGCACCTGGGCCGCGTCCTGCAGCGGTACCTGCCAGGGGCGTTCGGTGCTGCGGTGGACCTGCAGCTCGCCACGCTGCCCGCGGTGCGCGTGCCGGAAACGGGGATGCTCGCCTTCCGCTACCTCGCCCACACGGAGTTCATCCGGCAGTTCGGCCTGCCGCACCTGGAGGACTCGCTGCGGGGGCTGCACGCACTCACGCAGGTGTTCACCGGCGAGTTCGCGATCCGGCCGTTCCTCGAGCACCACCCGGCGGCGACACTCGCCCGGCTGCAGGAGTGGACGCGCGATCCGAACCCCCACGTGCGCCGGCTCGTCTCCGAGGGCACCCGGACGCGCCTGCCCTGGGCGCCGGTCCTGCGCGGCTTCCAGCGCGATCCGGCACCCGTGCTCGCCCTGCTGGAGCTGCTGCGCGATGACCCGGAGCTCTACGTGCGCCGCTCGGTGGCGAACAACCTGCACGACATCGGCAAGGACTCACCGGCACTGCTGCTGGAGACCGCCGGCCGCTGGCTGGACGGCGCCTCTGCCGGGCGCCGATGGATCGTGACCCACGCGCTGCGGACGCTGGTCAAGCGCGGGGATCCGGCCGCGCTCACGCTCCTCGGCTTCGGTGGCCGGGCGCGCCTCGAGCTCACCGCAGCGGCCATCACGCCGAAACGCGCGGTGATGGGCTCCAAGGTCGTGGTGACCTGTGCGCTCCGGAACCCGGCGCGGAAGGCGCAGCGCGTGGTGGTCGACCTGCGCGTGCACTTCGTGAAGGCACACGGCGGCACGAACGCGAAGGTGTTCAAGCTGTCGACGATCGAGCTCGCCGCCGGCGCCACCGTGCAGCTCAGGAAGACCGTGTCGCTGGAAGACCTGTCCACGCGCCGGCACTACCCGGGCGAGCACCGCGTCGAGCTGCAGATGAACGGCGCCGTGTCACCACTCGGCAGCTTCACGCTGCGGCGCGCACCGCGCTGA
- a CDS encoding SDR family oxidoreductase, translating into MSQFAGRAALVTGAGSGIGAACAIALAGHGAMVWCTDVLEDGAAATVRRISDAGGHAAALTLDVTDEAAWEAATAAAGPLYILVHAAGVSAGSPITDTAFDDWKRVMAVNLDGSFLAMKHGVRALRERGGSITAIASASGVKAAPGAAAYSSSKAAVRMLARVVAKECLAGGTPVRVNTISPAGVRTPMWSSLPFFQELSARLGSDDAAYREIGSQPGSSRFASPEQIAAAACFLASDDAAMITGTDLVIDDGYTI; encoded by the coding sequence GTGTCGCAGTTCGCCGGAAGGGCCGCGCTGGTCACGGGTGCCGGATCCGGCATCGGTGCCGCCTGTGCGATCGCGCTCGCCGGCCACGGCGCGATGGTCTGGTGCACCGACGTGCTGGAGGACGGCGCAGCGGCCACCGTGCGCCGCATCAGCGACGCCGGCGGCCATGCGGCTGCCCTGACCCTCGACGTGACCGATGAAGCGGCCTGGGAGGCCGCCACGGCCGCCGCCGGCCCCCTCTACATCTTGGTGCACGCCGCCGGCGTCAGTGCCGGCTCCCCCATCACCGACACCGCCTTCGATGACTGGAAGCGCGTGATGGCCGTGAACCTCGACGGCTCGTTCCTGGCCATGAAACACGGCGTGCGGGCGCTGCGCGAGCGTGGCGGCAGCATCACGGCGATCGCCTCGGCGTCCGGCGTGAAGGCCGCGCCCGGGGCCGCCGCGTACTCGTCCAGCAAGGCGGCCGTGCGCATGCTGGCCCGCGTCGTGGCGAAGGAGTGCCTGGCGGGCGGGACGCCGGTGCGGGTCAACACCATCTCACCCGCCGGCGTCCGCACCCCGATGTGGAGCAGCCTCCCGTTCTTCCAGGAGCTCTCGGCGCGGCTCGGCTCCGACGACGCCGCCTATCGTGAGATCGGCTCGCAGCCGGGCAGCTCGCGCTTCGCCTCACCCGAGCAGATCGCGGCCGCGGCCTGTTTCCTGGCCTCGGACGACGCGGCGATGATCACCGGCACCGACCTCGTGATCGACGACGGCTACACGATCTGA
- a CDS encoding DUF2461 domain-containing protein, translating into MKRAAAKAGSARKAAPVGEFTGFPTAAFTFLKGLADNNDREWFEARRDTYEGALREPMKALVEEMDARLATFAPEITGTVKGSMFRIHRDIRFSKNKAPYKTNAACWFFHRDSKGNVGQEAVHGGAGLYFHLEPRACFAGGGVWMPPAPVLKRIRGALDVGHEEFNAIVTARAFRKHFGDLSTEAVLKRMPRGYDPEHPAGDWLRYQSFTAGCDLTQSEVTSAALADRLEEAFRVMTPLVRWLNTAMGFRPHTSR; encoded by the coding sequence ATGAAGCGGGCGGCGGCGAAGGCAGGCAGTGCACGCAAGGCGGCACCGGTGGGCGAGTTCACCGGCTTTCCGACGGCGGCGTTCACCTTCCTGAAGGGACTGGCAGACAACAACGATCGCGAGTGGTTCGAGGCGCGCCGCGACACGTACGAGGGGGCGTTGCGCGAGCCGATGAAGGCACTGGTCGAGGAGATGGATGCGCGGCTGGCCACATTCGCCCCGGAGATCACCGGCACGGTGAAGGGGAGCATGTTCCGCATCCACCGCGACATCCGCTTCAGCAAGAACAAGGCGCCGTACAAGACGAATGCCGCCTGCTGGTTCTTCCACCGCGACTCGAAGGGCAACGTGGGGCAGGAGGCCGTCCACGGCGGGGCGGGGCTCTACTTCCACCTCGAGCCGCGGGCCTGCTTCGCGGGTGGGGGGGTGTGGATGCCGCCGGCGCCGGTGCTCAAGCGCATCCGCGGCGCGCTGGACGTGGGCCACGAGGAGTTCAATGCCATCGTGACGGCGCGCGCGTTCCGGAAGCACTTCGGCGACCTGTCCACCGAGGCGGTGCTGAAGCGCATGCCGCGCGGGTATGATCCAGAGCATCCCGCGGGTGACTGGCTGCGCTACCAGAGCTTCACGGCGGGCTGCGACCTCACGCAATCCGAGGTCACATCGGCGGCGCTGGCGGACCGGCTGGAGGAGGCCTTCCGCGTGATGACGCCGTTGGTGCGCTGGCTCAACACGGCGATGGGTTTCCGTCCGCACACTTCACGCTGA
- a CDS encoding flavin reductase family protein, with translation MLLDFTTLDRRAAYFWMASTIAPRPVAWVSSRSAAGVINLAPFSFFQMVTPQPPTLMICPQHNGDGSLKDTARNIRDTGEFVVSLVSHAMVAQMNQTSFGFDADTSEFEAAGVEAVASHAVGVPRVAGAPMAFECRVASFELYPEAAPTCAIVLGEVVAAHVDEGILAADGTVDPARLDVVSRMGADWYGRTNSPTNFSLARPTGWAR, from the coding sequence ATGCTCCTCGACTTCACGACTCTCGACCGTCGCGCAGCCTACTTCTGGATGGCGTCGACCATCGCGCCGCGGCCGGTGGCCTGGGTCTCGTCGCGGTCGGCCGCCGGCGTGATCAACCTGGCACCGTTCAGCTTCTTCCAGATGGTCACACCGCAGCCGCCGACGCTCATGATCTGCCCCCAGCACAACGGGGACGGCTCGCTGAAGGACACTGCGCGCAATATCCGTGACACCGGCGAGTTCGTGGTGAGCCTGGTGTCGCATGCGATGGTGGCGCAGATGAACCAGACGTCGTTCGGCTTCGATGCTGACACCAGCGAGTTCGAGGCGGCCGGCGTCGAGGCGGTGGCATCACATGCGGTGGGGGTGCCGCGGGTGGCCGGCGCGCCGATGGCGTTCGAATGCCGCGTGGCGTCGTTCGAGCTCTACCCGGAGGCGGCGCCGACCTGTGCGATCGTGCTGGGCGAGGTGGTCGCCGCGCACGTTGACGAGGGGATCCTCGCGGCTGACGGCACCGTAGACCCGGCGCGGCTCGATGTCGTCTCACGCATGGGCGCCGACTGGTATGGTCGTACGAACAGTCCAACGAACTTCTCACTGGCGAGGCCGACGGGATGGGCGCGATGA